A window of Polaribacter litorisediminis contains these coding sequences:
- a CDS encoding carboxymuconolactone decarboxylase family protein has protein sequence MPNKVQEFNEYRQKMNDKILADDNKVIKRIFNLDTNTFKEGHLPVKTKELLGLVASAVLRCDDCIKYHLESAMKNNVTKEEMMETMSIATLVGGTIVIPHLRKAVEFWEALENEAKNV, from the coding sequence ATGCCAAATAAAGTTCAAGAGTTTAATGAGTATCGTCAGAAAATGAACGATAAAATTTTAGCGGATGACAATAAAGTCATCAAGCGAATTTTTAATTTAGATACAAATACATTTAAAGAAGGTCATTTGCCTGTAAAAACCAAAGAGTTGCTAGGTTTAGTAGCTTCTGCAGTTTTAAGATGTGATGATTGTATAAAATATCATTTAGAGTCTGCCATGAAAAATAACGTTACCAAAGAGGAAATGATGGAAACGATGTCTATTGCTACTTTAGTAGGAGGTACTATTGTAATTCCCCATTTAAGAAAAGCGGTTGAGTTTTGGGAAGCGCTAGAAAACGAAGCTAAAAACGTATAA
- a CDS encoding response regulator: MITIIMAEDHQMLIDGVKSFYEYDEEISIIDTANNGDELVKLVTLKQPKLVITDIRMPVMDGIQATKAIKKKFPHIYILAMTMFDQPDAIKQMIDAGATGYILKNSGIKMLSKAIFAVTKGETFFDPNVAFNFMNDYIDDNVTVGESQNIILSNREKEILQLIADGKTSKEISENLFIAKTTVDTHRKNMIRKLNLANGNELIKHAIETKYKF, encoded by the coding sequence ATGATAACAATAATAATGGCAGAAGACCATCAAATGTTAATTGATGGGGTAAAATCTTTCTATGAGTATGATGAAGAAATAAGCATAATTGACACAGCAAACAATGGTGATGAATTGGTGAAATTAGTCACTTTAAAACAGCCTAAATTAGTGATAACGGATATTAGAATGCCAGTAATGGATGGCATTCAAGCCACAAAAGCCATCAAAAAAAAATTTCCTCATATTTATATTTTGGCAATGACCATGTTTGATCAACCAGATGCTATCAAACAAATGATTGATGCAGGTGCAACTGGTTATATTTTAAAGAATTCTGGAATAAAAATGCTCTCAAAAGCAATATTTGCGGTCACCAAAGGAGAAACTTTTTTTGATCCAAATGTGGCTTTTAACTTTATGAATGATTATATCGATGATAATGTTACAGTCGGAGAATCTCAAAACATCATTTTATCAAACAGAGAAAAAGAAATTTTACAACTAATTGCAGATGGAAAAACTTCTAAAGAAATTTCTGAAAACCTATTTATTGCCAAAACAACAGTAGATACTCACCGAAAAAACATGATTAGAAAATTAAATTTAGCTAATGGAAATGAATTAATTAAACACGCAATTGAAACGAAATATAAGTTTTAA
- a CDS encoding sensor histidine kinase: MKIIKLKKIIILQIILFLICSVSYSQNTKLDSAYFYFKKAKQFNFENKHFIAYNNYIKSLDIYKTLDLKDSVAKCNLELFELIKSQNNLKKDSKPYLDDYYDYALKKKDSFGLLKAVNRYAQYFWNADSVYLSKSYYLKALQLTNNKKLSKYKVSTYSNLAHLHTEKYPDTAKYYFDKTLNLKDLMNNRQLVGTYINYSAFLKNQKQYNQAFAYLKEAEAIELKQYQLKYNKIIYSDFANMYKLQGNYKKAYQYYEKYNIARDSLNNTAQNVAISDLDKKYKTAEKEKENLQLKQENIAIEQEKIKNQNFLIATILLLILVSIIATLIIKNSKRKRELAEQEKKLETQKNLTLLKEQEITTINAMVDGQEKERKQIAEDLHDNLGSILATLKLHFDNLKINREKKKINQDELFNKTEKLIDDAYLKVRSIAHAKNAGVIANKGLLVAVKMMAEKISSADKLKIEVIHFGLDKRVENNLELTVFRIIQELLTNIIKHAEAQNATINISLYDKNLNIIIEDDGKGFDIKKVNLQNGMGISSIKTRIEHLKGTFTVDATIGKGSAILLDIPIV; this comes from the coding sequence ATGAAAATAATAAAATTAAAAAAAATAATTATACTGCAAATCATTTTATTCTTGATTTGTAGTGTCTCATACAGTCAAAATACTAAATTAGATTCCGCATATTTTTATTTTAAAAAGGCAAAACAATTTAATTTTGAAAACAAACATTTTATAGCATATAATAATTATATAAAATCTCTTGATATCTATAAAACATTAGATTTGAAAGATAGCGTTGCAAAATGTAATTTAGAATTATTTGAACTAATTAAATCTCAAAATAATTTAAAAAAAGACTCCAAACCATACTTAGACGATTACTATGATTACGCATTAAAAAAAAAGGATTCTTTTGGATTGCTAAAAGCGGTAAATAGATATGCACAATATTTTTGGAATGCTGATTCTGTTTACCTTTCTAAATCTTATTATTTAAAAGCCTTACAACTAACCAACAATAAAAAACTATCAAAATATAAAGTAAGTACCTATTCTAATTTAGCGCATTTGCATACTGAAAAATATCCTGACACTGCTAAATATTATTTTGATAAAACATTAAATTTAAAAGATTTAATGAATAATAGGCAATTGGTTGGAACCTATATAAACTATTCAGCATTTTTAAAAAATCAAAAACAATACAATCAAGCTTTTGCATATTTAAAAGAAGCAGAAGCTATAGAACTTAAACAATATCAATTAAAATATAATAAAATAATTTACAGCGACTTTGCCAATATGTACAAATTACAAGGCAATTATAAAAAAGCCTACCAATATTATGAAAAATATAATATTGCTCGAGATAGCTTAAACAATACTGCTCAAAATGTAGCGATATCAGATTTAGATAAAAAGTATAAAACCGCAGAAAAAGAAAAAGAAAACTTACAATTAAAACAAGAAAATATAGCTATAGAACAAGAAAAAATTAAAAATCAAAACTTTCTTATTGCCACAATTCTTTTACTTATTTTAGTGAGTATCATCGCTACGCTAATTATCAAAAACTCCAAAAGAAAGAGAGAACTTGCAGAACAAGAGAAAAAGCTAGAAACGCAAAAAAATCTAACACTCCTAAAAGAACAAGAAATAACCACCATAAACGCAATGGTAGATGGTCAAGAAAAAGAACGAAAACAAATTGCAGAAGATTTACACGATAATTTAGGTTCTATTTTAGCAACTTTAAAATTACATTTTGATAATTTAAAAATTAATAGAGAAAAGAAAAAAATTAATCAAGATGAACTGTTCAATAAAACAGAAAAACTAATCGATGATGCCTATTTAAAAGTGCGTAGCATAGCGCATGCCAAAAATGCAGGAGTGATTGCAAATAAAGGGTTGCTGGTTGCTGTAAAAATGATGGCAGAAAAAATATCCTCTGCAGATAAACTAAAAATAGAAGTGATTCATTTCGGTTTAGACAAACGTGTAGAAAATAATTTAGAACTCACTGTTTTTAGAATCATCCAAGAATTATTAACTAATATAATTAAACATGCAGAAGCTCAAAACGCAACCATCAACATTTCTCTATATGATAAAAACCTAAATATTATTATTGAAGATGATGGAAAAGGTTTTGATATTAAAAAAGTTAATTTACAAAACGGAATGGGCATCAGCTCCATAAAAACGAGAATTGAACATTTAAAAGGAACTTTTACTGTTGATGCAACTATAGGAAAAGGAAGTGCTATACTTTTAGATATTCCTATTGTGTAA
- a CDS encoding RecQ family ATP-dependent DNA helicase, producing MDLHGPLKKFFGFNKFKGLQEEVIKSIVSNHNTFVIMPTGGGKSLCYQLPALMAEGTAIVVSPLIALMKNQVDAIRGISEQHGVAHVLNSSLNKTDIARVKADIASGITKMLYVAPESLIKEEYVAFLRTQKISFVAIDEAHCISEWGHDFRPEYRNLKHIISAIDKVPVICLTATATEKVQEDILKTLGITDANRFKASFNRANLFYEVRPKTKEVEKDIIRFVKQREGKSGIIYCLSRKKVEEVAQVLQVNGLKAVPYHAGLDAKTRVKHQDMFLMEDCDVVVATIAFGMGIDKPDVRFVIHHDIPKSLESYYQETGRAGRDDGEGYCLAFYAYKDIEKLEKFMASKPIAEQEIGHALLQEVVGYAETSMNRRKYLLHYFGEDFDEINGAGADMDDNSRNPKKKHEAKDDVVILLKVVKETLQKYKSKEIVNTIIGKENALLTSHKTHLQSYFGIGKDKPASYWMALIRQVLVVHFIKKEIEQYGVVKLTEEGDYYIQNPTSFMMTEDHSYSAENDNVIITNAKSLGGIADENLVLLLKSLRKKVAIKQGVPPFAVFQDPSLQDMALKYPITLPELATVHGVGEGKARKFGKDFVKLISDYVDENDILRPDDLIVKSTGLNSGLKLFVIQNTDKKLPLEDISKSKGLEMNELIKEMEVIIFSGTKLNINYALDELLDEEQQEEIYEYFMEAETDDIEEALNEFDGDYDEEELRLMRIKFFNEVGN from the coding sequence ATGGATTTACATGGTCCTCTTAAAAAATTTTTTGGATTTAACAAGTTCAAAGGATTACAAGAAGAAGTAATAAAAAGTATCGTAAGCAATCATAATACTTTTGTGATAATGCCAACAGGCGGAGGTAAATCTCTATGCTATCAATTGCCTGCTTTAATGGCAGAAGGTACTGCTATAGTGGTTTCGCCTTTAATAGCTTTGATGAAAAATCAAGTTGATGCCATTAGGGGTATTTCTGAACAACACGGCGTAGCGCATGTTTTAAATTCGTCCTTAAATAAAACGGATATCGCGCGCGTTAAAGCAGATATCGCAAGTGGTATTACAAAAATGTTGTATGTTGCGCCAGAATCTTTGATTAAGGAAGAATATGTTGCATTTTTAAGGACACAAAAAATATCTTTTGTGGCTATTGATGAAGCGCATTGTATTTCTGAATGGGGTCACGACTTTAGACCAGAATACCGGAATTTAAAACACATTATTAGTGCTATCGATAAGGTTCCTGTTATTTGTTTAACAGCGACAGCCACTGAAAAAGTACAAGAAGATATTTTAAAAACTTTAGGAATTACAGATGCTAATAGATTTAAAGCTTCTTTTAATAGAGCTAATTTATTTTATGAAGTAAGACCGAAAACAAAAGAAGTTGAGAAAGATATTATTCGTTTTGTAAAACAAAGAGAAGGTAAATCTGGTATTATTTATTGTTTAAGCCGTAAAAAAGTTGAGGAAGTTGCTCAGGTTTTGCAGGTAAATGGTCTCAAAGCAGTTCCTTATCATGCTGGTTTAGATGCTAAAACTAGAGTAAAACATCAAGATATGTTCTTAATGGAAGATTGTGATGTTGTTGTAGCAACCATTGCTTTTGGAATGGGAATTGATAAACCTGATGTTCGTTTTGTAATTCATCATGATATTCCTAAAAGTTTAGAAAGCTATTACCAAGAAACGGGTAGGGCAGGTCGTGACGACGGTGAAGGCTATTGTTTGGCTTTTTATGCTTATAAAGATATCGAAAAATTAGAGAAATTTATGGCGAGTAAGCCAATTGCAGAGCAAGAAATAGGGCATGCTTTATTACAAGAAGTGGTGGGTTATGCAGAAACATCTATGAATCGACGTAAATATTTGTTGCATTATTTTGGTGAAGATTTTGACGAAATAAATGGTGCAGGAGCAGATATGGATGATAACTCAAGAAACCCGAAGAAAAAACATGAAGCGAAAGATGATGTTGTTATACTTTTAAAAGTGGTTAAAGAAACACTGCAGAAATACAAGTCTAAAGAAATAGTCAATACAATAATAGGAAAAGAAAACGCATTACTAACCTCACATAAAACACATTTACAATCTTATTTTGGTATTGGTAAAGATAAGCCAGCGTCTTATTGGATGGCTTTGATTCGCCAAGTTTTAGTAGTTCATTTTATTAAAAAAGAAATAGAGCAATATGGCGTTGTTAAATTAACAGAAGAAGGGGATTATTATATTCAAAATCCTACCTCGTTTATGATGACGGAAGATCATTCTTATAGTGCAGAAAATGATAATGTCATCATAACAAATGCTAAATCTTTAGGAGGTATAGCCGATGAAAATTTAGTGCTGTTGCTTAAAAGTTTACGAAAAAAAGTAGCCATTAAACAAGGAGTTCCTCCATTTGCTGTTTTTCAAGATCCTTCTTTGCAAGATATGGCTTTAAAATATCCAATTACTTTACCAGAACTCGCCACGGTTCATGGCGTAGGAGAGGGCAAGGCAAGAAAATTTGGTAAAGATTTTGTGAAATTAATTTCTGATTATGTGGATGAAAATGACATTTTAAGACCAGATGATTTAATTGTAAAAAGTACGGGTTTAAATTCAGGTTTAAAATTGTTTGTTATTCAAAATACAGATAAAAAATTACCATTAGAAGATATTTCTAAATCAAAAGGTCTAGAAATGAATGAATTGATTAAAGAGATGGAGGTAATTATTTTTTCAGGCACAAAGTTAAATATCAATTATGCTTTAGACGAACTATTAGATGAAGAGCAACAAGAGGAAATCTATGAGTACTTTATGGAAGCTGAAACCGATGATATTGAAGAAGCGCTGAATGAATTTGATGGTGATTATGATGAAGAAGAATTGCGTTTAATGCGAATTAAGTTTTTTAATGAAGTAGGGAATTAA
- the tatC gene encoding twin-arginine translocase subunit TatC, with protein MATQQKEMSFLGHLEELRWHLVRSASAIFIFAIIFFIFSEQVYNHFLLAHLKSDFFTYQLFCDFFNLFGMESDFCSVNFAEKKLQSIKVTSQLMNSIWSSFILGIIVSFPYLLWEIWRFVSPGLTPNEIKRSRGFIFIASLLFFIGVLFSFYVIAPISINFLYNYQITDAIENSFTLESHIGLVTNMLLGVSVLFELPVLIYFLTKIGLITPEFLKRYRKHALVVVLIVAAIITPPDVASQVIVAIPVLILYEVSITVSRRVIKNQEKNAK; from the coding sequence ATGGCTACACAACAAAAAGAAATGTCTTTTTTAGGACATTTAGAGGAATTAAGATGGCATTTAGTGCGAAGTGCTTCAGCGATTTTTATTTTTGCTATCATCTTTTTTATTTTTTCTGAGCAAGTTTACAATCATTTCCTACTAGCACATTTAAAATCGGACTTTTTTACCTATCAACTATTTTGTGACTTCTTTAATTTATTTGGTATGGAAAGTGATTTTTGCAGCGTTAATTTTGCTGAAAAAAAACTACAAAGTATAAAAGTTACTTCTCAATTAATGAACTCTATTTGGTCTTCATTTATATTAGGTATCATTGTTTCCTTTCCTTATTTACTTTGGGAAATTTGGCGTTTTGTTTCCCCAGGATTAACCCCTAACGAAATTAAAAGATCAAGAGGTTTTATTTTTATCGCATCTTTGCTGTTTTTTATCGGGGTTTTATTTAGTTTCTATGTCATAGCGCCCATCTCCATTAACTTCTTATACAATTATCAAATTACAGATGCTATTGAAAACAGCTTTACACTAGAATCTCATATAGGACTGGTTACAAACATGTTACTAGGAGTTTCTGTGTTATTTGAATTACCTGTATTAATTTATTTCTTAACAAAAATCGGACTCATAACACCAGAATTTTTAAAGAGATACAGAAAACATGCTTTGGTGGTTGTACTAATTGTCGCCGCAATTATTACACCTCCAGATGTAGCAAGTCAAGTTATAGTTGCTATACCAGTGCTTATTTTATATGAAGTAAGTATTACCGTTTCACGAAGAGTTATAAAAAATCAAGAGAAAAATGCCAAATAA
- a CDS encoding ZIP family metal transporter — MSYILLIASVLMGSLLVFILKPNKKSVRLLLAFSGAYLLSVTILHLLPEVYIDTSKTTKIGIFILIGIILQSVLESFSKGAEHGHIHIHSDGKQFPSLLFLSLCLHAFSEGLPIHHAGENLLWAIVVHKIPIAIVLTSFLLETKYSKKIVFTFLIFFALMSPLGVLLGNKIPFFITYATEITALIIGVFLHISTIILFESTENHKFNLQKFIAILLGVILTLFTL; from the coding sequence ATGAGTTATATATTATTAATTGCATCTGTTTTAATGGGTTCTTTATTGGTTTTTATTTTAAAACCGAATAAAAAGTCAGTTCGTTTATTATTAGCTTTTAGCGGTGCTTATCTATTATCTGTTACAATTTTACATTTGTTACCAGAGGTGTATATCGACACTTCTAAAACAACTAAAATCGGAATTTTTATTTTAATTGGTATAATTTTACAATCGGTTTTAGAGTCGTTTTCTAAAGGAGCAGAACACGGTCACATACATATACATTCTGATGGAAAACAATTCCCTTCGCTTTTATTTTTAAGTTTATGTCTGCATGCTTTTTCTGAAGGATTGCCCATTCATCATGCAGGTGAAAACTTGCTATGGGCTATTGTGGTGCATAAAATTCCGATTGCAATTGTACTCACTAGTTTTTTATTAGAAACTAAATATTCTAAAAAAATAGTGTTTACTTTTCTAATTTTCTTCGCACTAATGAGTCCTTTAGGTGTACTTTTGGGTAATAAAATTCCGTTTTTTATTACCTATGCCACAGAAATAACGGCCTTAATTATTGGGGTGTTTCTGCACATTTCTACGATTATTCTTTTTGAAAGCACTGAAAACCACAAATTTAACTTACAAAAGTTTATTGCCATTCTTCTAGGGGTAATTTTAACCCTGTTTACTCTATAG
- the lptB gene encoding LPS export ABC transporter ATP-binding protein — MILRAENIQKIYGARKVVKSISLEVKQGEIIGLLGPNGAGKTTSFYMIVGMIKPNAGHIYLNDEEITNDAMYKRAQKGIGYLAQEASVFRKLSVEDNILSVLQFTDLSKKEQKIKLESLIEEFNIGHVRKNRGDLLSGGERRRTEIARCLASDPSFILLDEPFAGVDPIAVEDIQSIVAQLKTKNIGILITDHDVQATLAITDKTYLMYNGSILKEGTPEELAADEMVRKVYLGKDFELKKKRVFQ; from the coding sequence ATGATTTTAAGAGCAGAAAACATTCAAAAAATTTACGGCGCAAGAAAAGTTGTAAAAAGCATTTCTTTAGAAGTAAAGCAAGGTGAAATTATCGGTCTTTTAGGACCCAATGGCGCTGGAAAAACAACATCTTTTTACATGATTGTTGGAATGATTAAACCCAATGCTGGTCATATTTATTTAAATGATGAAGAAATAACCAACGACGCAATGTACAAACGTGCGCAAAAAGGAATTGGGTATTTAGCGCAAGAAGCATCTGTATTTAGAAAATTATCTGTAGAAGACAATATTTTGTCTGTTCTGCAATTTACAGATTTATCAAAAAAAGAACAAAAAATAAAATTAGAGTCTTTAATTGAAGAGTTTAATATTGGTCATGTTCGTAAAAATAGAGGAGATTTACTTTCTGGAGGAGAAAGACGTAGAACAGAAATTGCTCGTTGCTTGGCTTCAGATCCAAGTTTTATTTTACTAGACGAACCTTTTGCAGGAGTAGATCCTATCGCTGTAGAAGATATACAAAGCATTGTTGCACAATTAAAAACTAAAAATATAGGTATTTTAATTACAGATCATGATGTGCAAGCTACTTTGGCTATTACAGATAAAACGTACTTGATGTATAATGGTAGTATCCTAAAAGAAGGCACGCCAGAAGAACTAGCTGCTGATGAAATGGTGCGAAAAGTATATCTAGGAAAAGATTTTGAATTAAAAAAGAAAAGAGTTTTTCAATAA
- a CDS encoding KpsF/GutQ family sugar-phosphate isomerase yields MKNQSSIITNAKKTILAESKAIANLANLINVDFENAIKYIYNFKGRVIVTGIGKSANIATKIVATFNSTGTPAVFMHAADAIHGDLGNVLEDDIVICISKSGNTPEIKVLVPLIKNYGNKIIAITGNIDSFLGKNADFTLNTFVEKEACPNNLAPTTSTTAQLVMGDALAVCLLELKGFTSKDFAKYHPGGALGKRLYLRVSDLIENNELPQVTENDSIAKVIIEISEKRLGVTAVIKDHKVIGIITDGDIRRMLSKTTKIDDFVAKDIMGKNPKTIHKDAMAIEALDALENNSITQILAVDDDNNYAGVVHLHDLIKEGIF; encoded by the coding sequence TTGAAAAATCAATCTTCAATTATTACAAACGCCAAAAAAACAATTTTAGCAGAAAGTAAAGCCATTGCTAATTTAGCAAATTTAATTAATGTAGATTTTGAAAATGCCATTAAATATATTTATAATTTTAAAGGTAGAGTAATTGTTACAGGAATTGGAAAAAGTGCCAATATTGCCACAAAAATTGTAGCTACTTTTAATTCTACAGGAACACCAGCCGTTTTTATGCATGCCGCAGACGCTATCCATGGAGATCTAGGCAATGTTTTAGAAGATGATATAGTCATCTGCATTTCTAAAAGCGGCAATACACCAGAAATAAAAGTATTAGTGCCTTTAATTAAAAATTATGGAAATAAAATTATTGCTATAACTGGCAATATTGACTCATTTCTAGGAAAAAATGCTGATTTTACTTTAAATACTTTTGTAGAAAAAGAAGCTTGTCCTAATAATTTGGCCCCCACAACAAGTACTACTGCACAATTAGTGATGGGTGATGCTTTAGCGGTTTGTTTGTTAGAATTAAAAGGCTTTACAAGTAAAGATTTTGCAAAATATCATCCAGGAGGTGCTTTAGGAAAACGACTTTACTTAAGAGTTTCTGATTTAATAGAAAACAACGAATTACCTCAAGTTACTGAAAATGATTCTATTGCAAAAGTAATTATAGAAATATCGGAGAAGCGTTTGGGAGTTACAGCCGTTATAAAAGACCATAAAGTTATTGGTATTATTACAGACGGAGACATTAGAAGAATGTTAAGTAAAACAACAAAAATTGATGATTTTGTAGCAAAAGATATTATGGGCAAAAACCCAAAAACGATTCATAAAGACGCTATGGCAATTGAAGCTTTAGATGCCCTAGAAAATAATAGTATCACTCAAATTTTAGCTGTAGATGACGATAATAATTATGCAGGAGTTGTACATTTACATGATTTAATTAAAGAAGGTATTTTTTAA
- a CDS encoding sensor histidine kinase — MKFLFFLFPLTLFCQTNLSVKKLNDSIELAIQYRDGEKAKKLIDMLSSKDLSSFEDRFLLNKNIFFYHFIQKEFDSCQQQILTINRYKQKLSERTKAKHNVNIAFLKSSQNKIDSSAIYFVKALNFYEKDSTEYLDKKTTIYSGLYSLYRRIGNKEKELIYLKLYVKESKKNKSKRSIAYSLNSLAVFYDNNNEPKKALKNFREALTYIESEIGAQAIYQNIGSIYLNHYNNIDSAYYYNKKAINQNTSKRTLAHIHYDLSIIAKRKNDLLLENNELQKALKNIKLDPFQELEVKIYKDLSENTKKLKNYKESLLYLEKYDSLNNVIKNQSLIEKVEDIEIKYQTEKKERENLQLKVDKEKNKSYLIVSVLSLVLISIIGTLTLQNSKRKRKVLEQQKELEKQKNLTLIKEQEITTINAMVDGQEKERKQIAEDLHDNLGSVLATLKLHFDNLKINREKKKINQDELFNKTEKLIDDAYLKVRSIAHAKNAGVIANKGLLVAVKMMAEKISSADSIKIEVVDFNLVKRLENNLEITVFRIIQELMTNIIKHANAKNVTINISLFDKNLNIIVEDDGVGFDINTVELNDGMGIHSIKTRIQYLKGTFTIDTTLGKGSSIIMDIPIL, encoded by the coding sequence ATGAAATTTTTATTTTTTTTGTTTCCTCTTACTTTATTTTGTCAAACTAATTTATCAGTTAAAAAACTTAATGATTCTATAGAATTAGCCATACAATATAGAGATGGAGAAAAAGCAAAAAAATTAATAGACATGCTATCTTCGAAAGATTTATCTTCTTTTGAAGATAGATTTTTATTAAATAAAAATATCTTTTTTTATCATTTTATACAAAAAGAATTTGATAGTTGTCAACAACAAATTTTAACGATTAATAGATATAAGCAAAAGCTTTCAGAAAGAACTAAAGCAAAACATAATGTTAATATTGCTTTTTTAAAAAGTTCACAAAATAAAATAGATTCTAGTGCAATTTATTTTGTAAAAGCATTAAATTTTTACGAAAAAGACTCTACTGAATATCTTGATAAAAAAACAACTATTTATTCTGGTTTGTACTCACTTTATAGACGAATAGGCAATAAAGAAAAAGAACTAATCTATTTAAAATTATATGTAAAAGAATCAAAAAAAAATAAGTCAAAAAGAAGTATTGCGTATAGCTTAAATAGTTTAGCCGTATTTTATGACAATAATAATGAGCCAAAAAAAGCTTTAAAAAATTTTAGAGAGGCCCTAACCTATATAGAATCAGAAATCGGAGCTCAAGCAATTTATCAAAATATTGGTTCAATTTATTTAAACCACTATAATAATATTGATTCTGCTTACTACTATAATAAAAAAGCTATTAATCAAAATACTTCAAAAAGAACTTTGGCTCATATTCATTATGATTTGTCTATTATAGCAAAAAGAAAAAATGATTTACTACTAGAAAATAATGAACTGCAAAAAGCTTTAAAAAACATAAAATTAGATCCTTTTCAAGAATTAGAGGTTAAGATTTATAAAGATTTATCAGAGAATACTAAAAAACTCAAAAATTATAAGGAGTCTTTACTTTATTTAGAAAAATATGATTCATTGAATAATGTTATAAAAAATCAGTCTTTAATTGAGAAGGTGGAAGATATTGAAATTAAATACCAAACTGAAAAAAAAGAAAGGGAAAATCTTCAATTAAAAGTTGATAAAGAAAAAAATAAAAGTTACTTAATAGTATCAGTATTGTCTTTAGTTTTAATAAGTATCATTGGTACACTAACCTTACAAAACTCTAAAAGGAAAAGAAAAGTCTTAGAACAACAAAAAGAACTCGAAAAGCAAAAAAACCTAACGTTAATAAAAGAACAAGAAATAACCACCATAAACGCAATGGTAGATGGGCAAGAAAAAGAACGAAAACAAATTGCCGAAGATTTACACGATAATTTAGGTTCTGTGTTAGCAACTTTAAAATTACATTTTGATAATTTAAAAATTAATAGAGAAAAGAAAAAAATTAATCAAGATGAACTGTTCAATAAAACAGAAAAACTAATCGATGATGCCTATTTAAAAGTGCGTAGCATAGCGCATGCCAAAAATGCAGGAGTGATTGCAAATAAAGGGTTGCTGGTTGCTGTAAAAATGATGGCAGAAAAAATATCCTCTGCAGATAGCATCAAAATTGAAGTTGTTGATTTTAATCTTGTTAAGCGCTTAGAAAATAATTTAGAAATTACTGTTTTTAGAATTATTCAAGAACTAATGACCAATATTATCAAACATGCTAATGCAAAAAATGTTACGATAAATATTTCTTTATTCGATAAAAATTTAAATATTATAGTAGAGGATGATGGCGTAGGCTTTGATATAAATACAGTTGAGCTAAATGATGGTATGGGGATCCATTCTATAAAAACAAGGATTCAGTATTTAAAAGGTACTTTTACTATTGATACAACTTTGGGCAAAGGAAGCTCCATAATTATGGATATTCCGATTCTATAA